From the genome of Spartobacteria bacterium:
GCAGGATCATCAAAGGGCCAGTACAAACGATGTTCATCACGTACTCCGGGCCAGATTCGTGGACACGTCTGGTTCGCTTTGTTGCAAACGATAATCAAAAAATGAATAAGCTCTTTTCCAAGATATTCACTGACACTTTTTGGCCTTTTTTCTGTGATATCGATCGACATTTCCCGCATAACCGCAACGGCCATAGGGTGAACCTGCTCTGCAGGCTGCATTCCGGCGCTTCGCGCTTCAAAGCGATCTCCCGCCATTTCATTCAATAAACCTTCTGCCATTTGGCTCCGGCATGAATTTCCCGTACACAAAAACAGGACGTTCAACTTACGTTTTTCTCTCATGAATTATCCTCATACTGTTGTGTGG
Proteins encoded in this window:
- a CDS encoding arsenate reductase ArsC, yielding MREKRKLNVLFLCTGNSCRSQMAEGLLNEMAGDRFEARSAGMQPAEQVHPMAVAVMREMSIDITEKRPKSVSEYLGKELIHFLIIVCNKANQTCPRIWPGVRDEHRLYWPFDDPAAFVGPETEKLEGFRRVRDEIKAKLAQWVESLDV